A stretch of Gasterosteus aculeatus chromosome 4, fGasAcu3.hap1.1, whole genome shotgun sequence DNA encodes these proteins:
- the snx25 gene encoding sorting nexin-25: MPTPSTTTTPLAGRSSSAGAEEGPMSATSTSAIGSSFRFVPAFCLGVVAAVVFQLAWGGLTLTSFFLKLFIYVSFALLCFLAGSFVLLVRKSPLKVSCFDRNRRHSAVRQEFFIKLMARFLVPVQESSQSRRVVVSHNVDKALKEVFDYAYRDYILSWYIPLSHDEGQLYSMLSEDWWQMIGQLRSRLADIDLVNVVCYDTIRILHTHFTDLKAASARLEECTRPFPLHSCLVSPESELAFLRCVARILLLCLLPQKDAKSHTLRCCLTEVITTKVLKPLVEVLSDPDSINRMLLSQLEQREQQAEQQKKAYTYAASYEDFVKLISTSADVNFLKQLRYQIVVEIIHATTISSLPQLKKQKERKGKESAAMKADLLRARDMKRYINQLTVAKKQCEKRIRLLGGQNYENSEEGGADDSDEPHSQKILQFDDILCNPCYREHFRLYMERVDKRALISFWELVETLKTANKNEVPQIVGEIYQKFFVESREIPVERFLLKEIQQSLVGNRGTQVFVRLQEQVAEQMRERYYPSFLVSDHYDGLIRRDEQCSQSLSSVEEKEEEGCQGLDAGEEVCDEGSKRINEQASYAATKLRQLYDKLEYKRQALGSIQNAPKPDKKIVSKLKEEIGAMEKEHGELQQHITRTDWWCENLGHWRATITSAEATEEGGETVACYSVCVSLVEGEETTNSRWSVQRKLTEFQMLHRKLTECFPSLKKLQLPSLSKLPFKSIDQKFLDKSKTQLNAFLQRLLTDERSCQSEALYAFLSPSPEYLKVMSIQKKSSFSLASFLEKLPGDFFSHTEEEADDDSDLSDYGDEVDGRRDALAEPCFMLIGEIFELRGMFKWVRRTLIALVQVTFGRTINKQIRDTVNWIFCEQMSVCYINVFKDTFWPNGKLAPHVKVRTDSERSETKERAQQKLLDNIPDALANLVGQQNARYGIIKIFNALQEASANKHLLYVLMEMLLKEVCPELSAEVDNI; this comes from the exons ATGCCCACCCCTTCAACCACCACCACACCGCTGGCTGGAAGGAGTAGCAGTGCCGGCGCAGAAGAGGGGCCCATGTCGgccacctccacctctgccATCGGCTCCTCTTTCCGGTTCGTCCCGGCTTTCTGCCTGGGCGTGGTGGCCGCAGTAGTGTTCCAGCTGGCATGGGGAGGCCTGACCCTCACCTCGTTCTTCTTGAAGTTGTTCATCTACGTCTCGTTCGCCCTGCTCTGCTTCCTGGCGGGGAGTTTTGTGCTGCTGGTCCGTAAGAGTCCTCTCAAAGTCAGCTGCTTCGACAGAAACCGGAGGCACTCGGCTGTGCGCCAGGAGTTCTTCATCAAGCTGATG GCCCGTTTTTTGGTTCCAGTTCAGGAGTCCAGCCAGAGCAGGAGGGTGGTGGTGTCTCACAATGTGGACAAAGCTCTGAAGGAAG tGTTTGACTACGCCTACAGGGACTACATCCTGTCCTGGTACATCCCTTTGAGTCATGACGAGGGCCAGTTGTACTCCATGCTGTCGGAGGACTGGTGGCAGATGATTGGGCAGCTGCGATCCAGGCTCGCCGACATCGACCTTGTCAACGTGGTGTGTTATGACACCATAAGaatcctacacacacacttcactgaCCTCAAGGCTGCATCTGCAAG ACTAGAAGAGTGCACCCGACCGTTTCCTCTCCATTCCTGTTTGGTCAGTCCGGAGTCTGAGCTGGCCTTCCTCCGCTGCGTTGCCCGAATACTCTTGCTATGTCTTCTACCGCAAAAGGATGCCAAGTCACATACACTACGCTGCTGCCTCACAGAAGTCATCACTACCAAAG TGTTGAAACCTTTGGTGGAAGTGCTGAGCGACCCAGACTCTATAAACAGGATGCTGCTGTCTCAactggagcagagggagcagcaggCTGAGCAGCAGAAGAAAGCCTACACCTACGCTGCCTCCTACGAAGACTTCGTCAAACTGATATCAACTTCTGCCGATGTCAATTTCCTCAAACAACTCAG GTATCAGATAGTGGTGGAGATCATTCATGCCACCACCATCAGCAGCCTCCCTCAGCTCAAGAAGCAGAAAG AGCGAAAAGGAAAAGAGTCAGCAGCCATGAAGGCAGACCTGCTGAGGGCCAGAGATATGAAACGATACATCAATCAGCTGACTGTTGCTAAGAAACAATGTGAGAAAAGAATCCGCCTGCTTGGCGGACAGAACTATGAGAACAGCGAGGAAGGAGGGGCTGATGACAGCGATGAGCCTCACAGTCAGAAG ATTCTCCAGTTTGATGACATCCTGTGTAATCCATGTTACCGGGAGCATTTCCGACTTTACATGGAGAGAGTTGATAAGAGAGCTCTGATAAGCTTCTGGGAACTAGTGGAAACACTGAAAACTGCCAACAAG AATGAAGTGCCCCAAATCGTTGGAGAAATCTACCAAAAGTTCTTTGTGGAGAGCAGGGAGATTCCAGTGGAGAGGTTTCTCCTGAAGGAGATCCAACAGAGTCTGGTGGGGAATAGGGGAACACAAGTCTTTGTCAGACTACAAGAACAG GTGGCTGAGCAGATGAGAGAGCGTTACTACCCCTCCTTCCTAGTTTCAGACCACTATGATGGGCTGATCAGGCGAGACGAGCAGTGTAGCCAATCACTGTCCAGcgtggaggaaaaggaggaagaaggg TGCCAGGGTCTAGATGCAGGAGAGGAGGTGTGCGACGAAGGCAGTAAAAGAATTAATGAGCAGGCCAGCTACGCCGCTACCAAACTCCGACAACTCTACGACAAACTGGAGTACAAGCGGCAGGCGCTGGGCTCGATCCAGAATGCACCCAAGCCAGACAAAAAG ATTGTGAGCAAACTAAAAGAGGAGATCGGAGCCATGGAGAAGGAACACGGTGAACTGCAGCAGCATATCACCAGGACTGACTGGTGGTGTGAAAACCTGGGCCACTGGAGGGCGACCATCACTTCTGCTGAG gctacagaggagggaggcgagACAGTTGcttgttacagtgtgtgtgtgagcctggtagaaggagaggagacgacCAACAGTCGCTGGAGCGTCCAAAGGAAACTCACAGAATTCCAGATGTTGCATCGCAAACTCACCGAG TGTTTCCCATCCCTGAAGAAGCTCCAGTTACCATCGCTCAGCAAACTTCCCTTCAAATCCATTGACCAGAAGTTCTTAGACAAGAGTAAAACTCAGCTCAATGCCTTTCTCCAG CGTCTGCTGACAGATGAACGATCGTGCCAGTCGGAGGCTCTCTATGCGTTCCTCAGCCCGTCTCCGGAGTACCTCAAG GTGATGTCAATCCAGAAGAAATCGTCTTTCTCTCTGGCCTCCTTCCTGGAGAAGCTACCTGGAGACTTCTTCTCCCACACCGAG GAGGAGGCTGACGACGACAGCGACCTATCGGACTACGGCGACGAGGTAGACGGGAGGAGAGACGCGCTGGCCGAGCCCTGTTTCATGCTCATAGGGGAGATATTCGAACTCCGAGGAA TGTTTAAGTGGGTGAGGAGGACCCTAATTGCACTAGTCCAGGTGACATTTGGACGAACCATCAACAA ACAGATCCGGGACACCGTAAACTGGATCTTTTGCGAACAGATGTCGGTTTGTTACATCAATGTGTTCAAGGACACCTTCTGGCCCAACGGGAAGTTGGCACCTCACGTCAAGGTCCGAACTGACAGCGAACGCAGTGAAACTAAGGAACGGGCTCAACAGAAACTACTTGACAATATCCCAG ATGCACTGGCAAATCTAGTTGGCCAGCAGAATGCCCGCTATGGAATCATCAAGATCTTTAACGCCCTGCAGGAAGCTAGTGCCAACAAACATCTTCTCTAT GTGTTGATGGAAATGTTACTCAAGGAAGTGTGCCCTGAACTCAGCGCGGAAGTGGACAACATCTGA
- the LOC120817629 gene encoding fibrinogen-like protein 1 has protein sequence MGGSRLLLTGMLVIAACSQYLCALSSCSEEVAPLREQETLLRGQLQRQELLLHILQLPSQAGKEVTAGPDQSQNTESTDCSEIFSSGSKSSDFYTIKPHGSPHPVRVYCDMSDGGGWIVLQRRIDGRERFNRSWVEYKDGFGDMAAEFWLGNDNLHYITTQGNFSLRINLEDFGGYQGYAEYKNFKVANEKDHYRLTFGTYVGTVGDALSGRYQVGVTEWASHQGVQFSTYDKDNDNYKGNCAQEDKGGWWFNKCHSAHLNGMYYSNGFYNGLTDDGVVWYPWRGWWYSLKTSVMKLRPTNYKIDPINDSNAVPQRPSS, from the exons ATGGGAGGCTCACGGCTGTTGCTCACGGGAATGCTAGTCATCGCAGCTTGCTCTCAATATCTCTGT GCATTAAGCAGTTGCAGTGAAGAGGTGGCTCCTTTGCGGGAACAGGAGACACTTCTGAGGGGCCAGCTTCAGAGACAAGAGCTCCTCCTACACATACTGCAACTGCCGAGCCAAGCGGGAAAAGAGGTAACAGCTGGACCTGACCAGAGCCAGAACACCGAGTCCACAG ACTGCTCTGAGATCTTCAGTTCTGGCTCAAAATCAAGCGATTTCTACACAATCAAACCCCATGGCAGCCCTCACCCAGTCAGAGTGTACTGTGATATGAGTGATGGAGGTGGGTGGATCGTACTTCAGAGACGGATTGATGGGAGGGAGAGGTTTAACAG GTCGTGGGTAGAGTATAAAGATGGTTTTGGAGACATGGCCGCTGAGTTTTGGCTCGGAAATGACAACCTGCATTACATCACCACACAAG GGAACTTTTCTCTGCGGATTAACCTGGAAGACTTTGGTGGTTACCAGGGATATGCCGAGTATAAGAACTTCAAAGTGGCAAATGAAAAG GATCACTACCGACTGACCTTTGGAACCTACGTAGGTACAGTTGGAGATGCTCTGTCTGGAAGATATCAGGTTGGTGTGACAGAGTGGGCCAGTCACCAGGGCGTCCAATTCAGCACCTACGATAAGGACAACGACAACTACAAAGGAAACTGCGCGCAGGAAGACAAAGGAGGCTGGTGGTTCAACAA GTGTCACTCAGCCCACCTTAATGGCATGTACTACTCCAATGGGTTCTACAATGGGTTGACGGATGATGGTGTGGTTTGGTACCCATGGAGAGGATGGTGGTACTCCCTGAAGACGAGTGTCATGAAGCTGCGACCTACCAACTACAAAATTGATCCCATCAATGACTCCAACGCTGTTCCTCAGAGACCATCTTCCTAG